One window of the Opisthocomus hoazin isolate bOpiHoa1 chromosome 12, bOpiHoa1.hap1, whole genome shotgun sequence genome contains the following:
- the RRAD gene encoding GTP-binding protein RAD, with amino-acid sequence MTLNRGDKLRYLDKRRGSMPFSAHQHLHRRSMPVDERDLRAALPPAELSGLVRCTSYSPGQAHRESWASDSSDSVVSSGSDSDGSLYKVMLLGEHGVGKTSLARIFGGVEDSAEAEEAGNTYDRSIIVDGEEASLVVFDIWEQDDSQWLQNHCMKMGDAYIIVYSVTDKVSFEKASELRIQLRRARQTEDIPIILVGNKSDLVRSREVSVDEGRACAVVFDCKFIETSAALHHNVKDLFEGIVRQIRLRKDSKEDNARRMANTKRRESIGKKAKRFLGRIVAKNNKKMAFKAKSKSCHDLSVL; translated from the exons ATGACTCTGAACCGCGGCGACAAGCTGCGCTACCTGGACAAGCGGCGCGGCAGCATGCCCTTCTCCGCGCACCAGCACCTGCACCGGCGCAGCATGCCGGTGGACGAGCGGGACCTGCGGGCTGCCCTGCCGCCGGCCGAGCTCTCCGGCCTGGTGCGCTGCACCTCGTACAGCCCCGGCCAGGCGCACCGGGAGAGCTGGGCCTCCGACTCCTCCGACTCCGTCGTCTCCTCGGGCAGCGACTCCGACGGCAGCCTCTACAAGGTGATGCTGCTGGGCGAGCACGGCGTCGGCAAGACGAGCCTGGCGCGCATCTTCGGCGGCGTGGAGGACAGCGCCGAGGCGGAGGAGGCCG GAAACACGTACGACAGGTCGATTATCGTCGACGGGGAAGAGGCGTCTCTGGTGGTGTTCGATATCTGGGAGCAG GATGACAGCCAATGGCTTCAGAACCACTGCATGAAAATGGGAGATGCCTATATTATTGTATACTCAGTGACAGACAAAGTTAGTTTTGAAAAGGCCTCTGAACTAAGAATCCAGCTAAGAAGAGCAAGGCAAACAGAAGACATTCCTATTATTCTTGTGGGCAATAAAAGCGACCTGGTCAGGTCCCGGGAAGTCTCGGTTGATG AGGGACGGGCCTGTGCGGTTGTGTTTGACTGCAAGTTCATCGAGACCTCAGCTGCTCTTCATCATAATGTCAAGGACCTGTTTGAAGGTATTGTTCGGCAGATTAGACTTCGCAAAGACAGTAAGGAAGACAATGCGAGGAGAATGGCCaacacaaaaagaagagaaagcataGGAAAAAAGGCAAAGCGATTCCTTGGAAGAATTGTGGCAAAGAACAATAAGAAGATGGCTTTCAAAGCAAAATCAAAGTCTTGCCATGACTTATCTGTGCTTTAG